Proteins found in one Zea mays cultivar B73 chromosome 1, Zm-B73-REFERENCE-NAM-5.0, whole genome shotgun sequence genomic segment:
- the LOC103640580 gene encoding protein NETWORKED 1A: MAMSPSNPMRKYSWWWDSHISPKNSKWLQENLTDMDSKIKVMIKIIDEDADSFARRAEMYYKRRPELMSLLEELYRAYRALAERYDHAAGELRQAHKKMAEAFPDEFQLDFDDDLPTETVTTETEADNRDMTPFFLSFIKAGDSKKRAKEDQDHEKLQKEISSLSQENQELKKKITSVLEKGNMAEFEVLSLKEALAEQEAEKEAAFSQCQQSSDRLQSLKSEILHTQEEFNKLKEEMQNGLQNLSTAEERCLLLETANQNLLLELDKLKLASKEKHDELNEKHIELEKLSISIQEEQLKSMQAEMARLSVEKQLTQAQEKLRLMSLEKHGETSKIENIESTRVQLQKELDSIREENRKLDDQNHSSTSVIIRLQDEIISLKNAQRRLEEEVSRHVEDKKVLQHELSHLKDSKGDMDRKHFSIKEQIQEVNFNVESLQSLAQEVRDGNVELKETIKNHDGVKALYVDNLMLLERTLEKNAHLERSLSAATNEIEGLQEKKSALEESCKHLHSKVNGHQSERAMFVARIEGISHTVEKLSEKNVFLENLLSDKNTELELLRRKLKDSEESTHAFRNQNSVLRSEKRTLMREVDSINSALLSLETQYAELEGRYLDLEQDKDKALNEVIKLRDLLRLEKEKHKEATNSDMTKFSAIQKQIGLLLKEVHRREDQLQEEEHRIVEAQTEIFILQRCLGDMAEANADVLAQLQKQQVVCKDQEEKVDFLSQNNQQLTEGIGSVVEVLNLDEKYESLDLMKIDVVVQLLLHEIKCLLNTISDAQDVKQNQILEKSLVVTLLEHFGREVADLRSERSVLKQEWQAKSEELQQLQSEKHDLLKISCELRKEMEARNRKVDELKSEAKFLVRQLSELQESRQSLQAEIVKLIAENSSLSSKVYRSREKETSFDEDFSTLVDEAIRTDILGVIFRSLYEERTSQLQRLHEDFGSLHAAGNELYQEIKLMNKKLGDLQLENNYLEKELSRTLSICDGSGTEISSGRRRAMRRDTKLLKSGRKSQEGGQNMEQRKEVDNAGLEKSNEMLRVELQKLKNELQVLKSKEQPVIDVKSCDAEITKLLASMQLATANASLFKEKVLELIVTCESFEISDMVQKEVLKEEITRRNSYVDELKDKLNAIEIENRRLKVDLNGDFTLLGALQTEVDALEKQTLSLAKDCLPPSMLKKEENPLSPQLSKIAVRPSEDQNTTKVVKDMELQKLHGTIKALQKVVSDTGVVLEQERLDFNSNLQDARKQIEMLKLKEILDSDASDVNYERMMKDIQLDLVHTPSRRAAASSHGRHRKKNSVAATAQSDDNKMLALWSVDRVSSGSRRHDMDLRPPQSEAAETEKGKKRPSSEPVPVVTVKDLSVDKQEVLSRPTVMAVAATATTTEPHREWKKKVIDRLSSEAQRLRDLRTIVQELRAGVEASSDAELDGVKAQMAGAEGAIAELVDANAKLLKKAEEFTSAGDGGGDVDLRSRSQRKILERVRKMSDKAGRLELELQRFQHALLRHEEERAARRAAKAAAASTTVQVQRRSRVQLVEYLYGRRRDSRRPKQKARGPSCCMRAKAIDD, from the exons TTTGCCAGAAGAGCAGAAATGTATTACAAAAGGCGCCCAGAGCTGATGTCTTTGCTTGAGGAGTTGTACCGTGCTTATCGAGCTTTAGCTGAAAGATACGATCATGCAGCTGGAGAACTCCGACAGGCCCATAAAAAGATGGCAGAAGCATTTCCTGATGAGTTTCAGTTGGACTTTGATGATGACTTGCCTACAGAAACTGTAACTACTGAAACTGAAGCAGACAATCGTGATATGACTCCATTTTTCCTTTCATTCATCAAGGCTGGTGATTCGAAAAAACGTGCTAAAG AGGATCAAGACCATGAGAAGCTGCAAAAAGAGATATCGAGTTTGTCACAGGAAAATCAAGAACTCAAGAAGAAAATTACATCAGTGTTAGAAAAAGGCAATATGGCTGAATTTGAAGTTCTTTCTCTCAAGGAGGCCCTTGCAGAACAAGAAGCGGAGAAGGAAGCTGCATTTTCACAATGCCAGCAATCCAGTGATCGATTACAGAGCCTCAAGTCTGAAATATTGCATACCCAGGAGGAGTTCAATAAACTGAAAGAGGAGATGCAAAATGGACTGCAGAATTTGAGCACTGCAGAGGAGAGGTGCCTTCTGCTTGAGACAGCTAACCAGAATTTGCTTCTCGAGCTAGATAAGCTGAAGCTTGCCTCAAAAGAAAAGCATGACGAGCTAAATGAAAAACACATTGAATTGGAGAAGCTTAGCATCTCTATACAAGAAGAGCAACTCAAGAGCATGCAAGCAGAAATGGCCCGGCTATCTGTGGAGAAGCAATTGACACAAGCACAGGAGAAGCTAAGACTTATGTCTCTTGAAAAGCATGGGGAAACAAGTAAGATTGAGAACATTGAATCAACCAGAgttcaacttcaaaaggaattagACAGTATTCGAGAAGAGAACCGGAAACTGGATGATCAAAACCACTCCTCTACCTCTGTGATAATCCGTCTTCAAGATGAGATAATTTCTTTGAAGAATGCACAGCGGCGTCTTGAAGAGGAGGTATCTCGGCATGTGGAGGATAAAAAGGTGCTTCAGCATGAGCTTTCACACCTCAAAGATAGCAAGGGTGACATGGACAGGAAGCACTTTTCGATCAAGGAGCAAATACAAGAGGTGAATTTCAATGTAGAATCACTCCAATCACTTGCTCAAGAGGTGAGGGATGGAAATGTTGAGCTAAAAGAGACCATAAAAAATCATGATGGTGTAAAAGCCTTGTACGTTGATAATCTGATGTTGCTGGAGAGAACGCTGGAGAAAAATGCTCATTTGGAGAGATCACTTTCAGCTGCCACTAATGAAATTGAAGGATTGCAGGAGAAGAAGTCTGCATTGGAAGAATCATGTAAACACCTTCATTCCAAGGTTAATGGCCATCAGTCTGAGAGGGCCATGTTTGTTGCACGGATTGAGGGTATTTCTCATACCGTAGAGAAGCTATCAGAAAAGAATgtcttcttggaaaatttgttatCTGATAAGAATACTGAGCTGGAGTTGCTTAGAAGGAAGCTGAAAGATTCAGAGGAATCTACTCATGCATTCCGCAACCAAAATTCTGTACTTCGATCTGAAAAAAGAACTCTTATGCGTGAG GTGGATAGCATCAATAGTGCTCTACTCAGTTTGGAAACCCAATATGCAGAGTTAGAAGGGCGATATTTGGATCTTGAGCAAGACAAAGACAAGGCCCTCAATGAAGTGATCAAACTACGAGACCTGTTGAGGCTAGAAAAAGAAAAACACAAAGAAGCCACCAACTCAGACATGACTAAATTCAGTGCTATACAGAAGCAGATAGGCCTTCTGCTAAAAGAAGTTCACCGCAGGGAGGACCAGCTTCAAGAGGAGGAGCACAGGATTGTTGAAGCTCAGACTGAAATTTTTATCTTACAGAGGTGCTTAGGTGACATGGCTGAAGCAAATGCTGATGTCTTGGCACAATTGCAGAAGCAACAAGTGGTATGCAAGGATCAAGAGGAGAAAGTTGATTTCTTGTCACAGAACAACCAGCAGCTGACTGAAGGGATAGGTTCTGTAGTGGAAGTACTGAATCTGGATGAGAAATACGAATCATTGGATCTGATGAAGATTGATGTTGTTGTGCAGCTCCTCTTGCATGAGATCAAGTGCCTACTGAATACTATTTCTGATGCTCAGGATGTGAAGCAGAACCAGATCcttgagaagtcccttgttgtcaCGCTTCTTGAGCACTTTGGGCGAGAGGTGGCTGACCTGAGGTCGGAAAGGAGTGTTCTGAAGCAAGAGTGGCAAGCAAAGAGTGAGGAGCTGCAGCAGCTGCAGAGTGAAAAGCATGACCTCCTAAAGATAAGCTGTGAGCTACGGAAGGAAATGGAGGCTCGTAACCGCAAAGTGGATGAACTGAAATCTGAGGCAAAGTTCTTGGTTCGACAACTGTCGGAATTGCAAGAGTCACGGCAGTCGTTGCAAGCAGAGATTGTCAAGCTGATTGCAGAGAACTCTTCACTCTCTAGCAAAGTTTACAGATCCAGAGAGAAAGAGACGTCATTTGATGAGGATTTCAgcacacttgttgatgaagcgatCAGGACAGATATTCTTGGTGTCATTTTTAGAAGCCTTTATGAAGAGAGGACATCACAATTGCAGCGTTTGCATGAGGATTTTGGGTCTCTACATGCAGCAGGCAATGAGCTGTATCAGGAAATCAAGCTGATGAACAAGAAGCTCGGAGACCTACAGCTTGAGAACAACTATCTTGAGAAGGAACTCAGTAGAACTCTAAGCATCTGTGATGGCTCTGGTACAGAAATTTCCTCCGGAAGAAGGCGTGCTATGAGGAGGGACACGAAGCTATTAAAATCTGGCAGGAAAAGCCAAGAGGGTGGCCAGAACATGGAACAACGAAAAGAAGTTGACAATGCTGGCCTCGAGAAATCGAACGAAATGCTTAGAGTGGAGCTCCAGAAGTTGAAAAATGAACTGCAGGTCCTTAAAAGCAAGGAACAGCCTGTGATTGACGTGAAATCTTGTGACGCAGAGATCACTAAACTGCTGGCCAGCATGCAATTGGCCACAGCGAATGCGTCTCTCTTCAAGGAGAAGGTGCTTGAGCTCATCGTGACATGCGAGAGTTTTGAGATCAGTGACATGGTGCAGAAAGAGGTGCTGAAAGAGGAGATCACTCGGAGGAACTCTTACGTGGATGAGCTCAAGGACAAGCTTAATGCCATTGAGATTGAGAACAGAAGGCTGAAGGTTGATCTGAACGGCGACTTCACACTGCTCGGAGCATTGCAAACTGAAGTTGATGCCCTGGAGAAACAAACCTTGTCTCTAGCCAAGGATTGCCTACCACCAAGCATGCTCAAGAAGGAG GAGAATCCACTATCACCTCAGCTGTCAAAGATTGCTGTGAGGCCAAGTGAAGATCAGAACACCACAAAGGTGGTGAAGGACATGGAGCTGCAGAAACTCCACGGGACCATCAAAGCACTTCAGAAAGTGGTGTCAGATACCGGGGTGGTCCTGGAGCAAGAGCGGCTTGACTTCAACAGCAACCTCCAGGACGCGAGGAAGCAGATCGAGATGCTGAAGCTGAAGGAGATCCTGGACAGCGACGCCAGCGACGTGAACTACGAGCGGATGATGAAAGACATCCAGCTGGACCTCGTCCATACGCCTAGCCGGCGAGCCGCCGCATCCTCACACGGGCGCCACAGGAAGAAGAACTCAGTAGCCGCGACGGCGCAGTCTGACGACAACAAGATGCTCGCGCTGTGGAGCGTGGACAGGGTGAGCAGCGGCAGCCGGCGGCACGACATGGACCTGCGGCCGCCGCAGAGCGAGGCTGCCGAGACCGAGAAGGGAAAGAAGCGGCCATCCTCCGAGCCAGTGCCAGTTGTGACCGTGAAGGACCTCAGCGTGGACAAGCAGGAGGTCCTCTCACGGCCCACGGTGATGGCAGTGGCGGCGACGGCCACCACGACGGAGCCACACCGGGAGTGGAAGAAGAAGGTGATCGACCGGCTATCCTCGGAGGCGCAGCGGCTCCGTGACCTCCGGACCATCGTCCAGGAGCTGCGCGCCGGCGTGGAGGCGTCGTCGGACGCGGAGCTGGACGGCGTCAAGGCGCAGATGGCCGGCGCGGAGGGCGCCATCGCGGAGCTGGTCGACGCGAACGCTAAGCTCCTGAAGAAGGCGGAGGAGTTCACGTCggcgggcgacggcggcggcgacgtGGACCTGCGCAGCCGGAGCCAGCGCAAGATCCTGGAGCGCGTGCGCAAGATGTCGGACAAGGCCGGGCGGCTGGAGCTGGAGCTGCAGCGGTTCCAGCACGCGCTGCTGCGGCACGAGGAGGAGCGCGCGGCGCGGCGCGCGGccaaggcggcggcggcgagcacCACCGTGCAGGTGCAGCGGCGGTCGCGGGTGCAGCTTGTGGAGTACCTGTACGGGCGGCGGCGCGACAGCCGGCGGCCCAAGCAGAAGGCCCGCGGCCCGTCCTGCTGCATGAGGGCCAAGGCCATCGACGACTGA